One window from the genome of Salvia miltiorrhiza cultivar Shanhuang (shh) chromosome 7, IMPLAD_Smil_shh, whole genome shotgun sequence encodes:
- the LOC130994507 gene encoding ankyrin repeat-containing protein At5g02620-like produces MVREIIRKKLYDAATLGDATTFQQLLQEDPYLLDVVSFPDSRNLLHIATRSGQAAIVEEISRINQHLARSLDSQKSSPLHIAAAEGTVEIASKLLAIAPQTCWLRDCHGMNPVHIAAMNGHVEILEEFIRRDRLPATEKVDHRQTVLHLCVKHGQLRVLQVLVNHFRELVHLQDDYGETVLHLAVRYKQVEVSKLSISTLSLD; encoded by the coding sequence ATGGTTAGAGAAATAATTAGAAAAAAGCTTTACGATGCAGCAACACTAGGTGATGCAACAACGTTTCAACAACTACTTCAAGAAGATCCATATCTTCTCGATGTAGTTTCGTTTCCCGATTCGAGAAATCTTCTCCACATAGCAACAAGAAGCGGACAAGCAGCCATTGTTGAAGAGATATCAAGGATCAACCAACATCTAGCCAGGAGTTTGGACTCCCAAAAATCGTCGCCTCTTCACATCGCAGCAGCGGAAGGGACAGTCGAAATCGCCTCAAAATTGCTAGCAATCGCCCCTCAGACGTGCTGGCTGCGCGACTGCCATGGCATGAATCCAGTTCATATTGCCGCCATGAATGGGCATGTTGAGATCTTGGAAGAGTTCATTCGACGCGACCGTTTGCCTGCAACGGAGAAGGTGGATCACAGACAGACCGTCTTGCATTTGTGCGTGAAACATGGTCAGCTTAGAGTATTGCAGGTTTTAGTGAACCATTTTCGTGAGCTTGTCCATTTGCAGGATGATTATGGAGAGACAGTCTTGCATTTGGCTGTTAGGTACAAACAAGTTGAGGTTAGTAAGTTGTCTATATCGACTTTGTCACTTGATTAA